The Thermodesulfobacteriota bacterium region AACTTCTTGGCCTGGTACCTCAGGGAATCGTAGGTGATCCCGAGCAGCTTCGCCGCGACCGTCTTGTTTCCTCCAGCCTTCTCGAGCGCCTGCCGGATCAGCGTCTTCTCCACTTCCTCCAGCGATAGCCCCGCGTCGGGGATCGAGAGTCCCCCCGCCGTTTTCTCCGGAGCGGCGCCGCCTCCCTGGAGGATCTCCGCCGGAAG contains the following coding sequences:
- a CDS encoding helix-turn-helix domain-containing protein translates to LPAEILQGGGAAPEKTAGGLSIPDAGLSLEEVEKTLIRQALEKAGGNKTVAAKLLGITYDSLRYQAKKFGLE